From bacterium, the proteins below share one genomic window:
- the dnaX gene encoding DNA polymerase III subunit gamma/tau, producing the protein MSYVALARKWRPQRFEELIGQEHITTSLKNVILGNRITQAYLFAGPRGTGKTTAARILAKAINCQEKDLNFRPCNNCNFCLEVTKGSSLDVLEIDGASNRGIDEIRELRERIKFAPVSLKYKIYIIDEVHMLTEPAFNALLKTLEEPPSYAIFIFATTDPNKVPLTILSRCQRYDFRRISKEDMIKALERIAQEEGVIVDSSALDLISLKATGSLRDGQTILEQLITYKGEVIKKEDVLSLLGKASYENLINLSQSISCQDITRCLSLIKELYYQGLDLKQLVFDLLQFYKDLYLLKISSHLVEVLELSKNELDPLMEQVKNYSLEYLKNIIECLKKLYSELKGTDHPKLILELGMMDLIELKDKVPISHILSQLKEIEERGKAKELTFSLKKDDSVSLLSELSEHSSLEIIPSLNLEEAQRGWSLLLERLKKKKASLIGFLSQGEIIGINNDTLILGFKESFYSKMIEKKENKEIIEEEIRNVFNQELRLKIVAQKKNEVKKEEADELNYSLLLDREPVVKETLEIFEGQIISIKNK; encoded by the coding sequence TAACCCAGGCTTATCTTTTTGCTGGTCCTCGGGGAACAGGTAAGACTACGGCAGCTCGGATCTTAGCGAAAGCTATAAATTGTCAAGAAAAAGATCTAAATTTTCGACCTTGCAATAATTGTAACTTTTGTTTAGAAGTTACCAAGGGTAGCTCTTTAGATGTATTAGAGATTGATGGGGCATCTAATAGAGGAATTGATGAGATTAGAGAGCTTAGAGAAAGAATAAAGTTTGCACCGGTTAGTTTAAAATATAAGATTTATATTATCGATGAAGTCCATATGCTTACCGAGCCAGCTTTTAATGCCTTACTTAAAACTTTAGAAGAACCGCCTTCTTATGCAATCTTTATCTTTGCTACTACTGATCCTAATAAGGTTCCCCTAACCATTCTTTCTCGATGCCAGAGATATGATTTCCGAAGAATTTCCAAGGAAGATATGATTAAGGCTTTAGAAAGAATTGCCCAAGAAGAAGGGGTAATCGTAGATTCTTCTGCTTTAGATTTAATCTCCCTTAAGGCTACAGGAAGTTTAAGGGATGGTCAAACCATCTTAGAGCAGTTAATTACTTATAAAGGAGAGGTGATTAAGAAAGAAGATGTCTTATCCTTATTAGGCAAAGCTTCCTACGAAAATTTAATTAATCTTAGCCAGTCCATTAGTTGTCAAGATATTACCCGTTGTTTAAGTTTAATCAAGGAATTATACTATCAAGGTTTAGATTTAAAACAATTAGTCTTTGATCTTCTGCAATTTTATAAGGATTTATACTTATTAAAGATTTCGTCTCACCTGGTTGAAGTATTAGAATTATCAAAGAATGAACTTGATCCTTTAATGGAACAGGTAAAAAATTATTCTTTGGAATATTTAAAAAATATCATTGAATGTTTAAAGAAACTTTATTCAGAGCTTAAAGGGACAGATCATCCTAAATTAATCTTAGAATTAGGGATGATGGACTTAATAGAGCTTAAAGATAAAGTTCCTATCTCCCATATTTTAAGCCAATTAAAAGAGATCGAAGAAAGAGGTAAAGCAAAAGAGCTTACTTTTTCTTTAAAGAAAGATGACAGTGTTTCTTTGTTATCTGAATTATCCGAACATTCTTCTTTGGAAATTATTCCTTCTTTAAATTTAGAAGAAGCTCAGAGAGGATGGTCTTTGTTATTAGAGAGGTTAAAAAAGAAAAAAGCATCTTTAATTGGTTTTTTAAGCCAAGGAGAGATTATAGGAATTAATAATGATACTCTTATCCTTGGTTTTAAAGAAAGTTTTTATTCTAAAATGATAGAGAAAAAGGAAAATAAAGAGATTATTGAAGAAGAAATCAGAAATGTGTTTAATCAGGAACTAAGATTAAAGATTGTTGCTCAAAAAAAGAATGAAGTAAAAAAAGAAGAAGCTGATGAATTAAATTACAGTTTACTATTAGATAGGGAGCCGGTAGTTAAAGAAACTTTAGAAATATTTGAAGGGCAAATAATAAGCATAAAGAATAAGTAA